A single window of Plasmodium reichenowi strain SY57 chromosome 14, whole genome shotgun sequence DNA harbors:
- a CDS encoding hypothetical protein (conserved Plasmodium protein, unknown function), with protein MKDIALFFLPLGIILSFLLLSGVAMFQRLAIFLQKKSINFQLSSHKINISISSIISFYALLRLLCTIIELNNIYDEKENYENITSLNYNRSYLKKIRLQRNFWILLLCSITWIFYIRFTYLLIYYREKVKESDEQYEQVLETRREENEDHTKKNDDIQEISKQMKQDHDDVTFLKNYNDTSTNNDGTPRSAASEECVHFKEKSYLLDKDLTKSCIRQRK; from the coding sequence atgaaagatattgctcttttctttttaccGTTAGGGATAATATTATCCTTCTTATTACTAAGTGGTGTTGCCATGTTTCAACGTTTGGCTATATTTCTTCAAAAGAAGAGTATAAATTTTCAATTATCATctcataaaataaatatctCAATATCATCCATTATATCTTTCTATGCCTTATTAAGATTATTATGTACCATAAttgaattaaataatatttatgatgagaaagaaaattatgaaaatataactTCTCTTAACTACAATAGAtcttatttaaaaaaaataagacTTCAAAGAAATTTCTGGATATTACTCTTATGTTCTATAACATGGATATTTTACATAAGATTTACTTATCtacttatatattatcGTGAGAAGGTAAAAGAAAGCGATGAACAATATGAACAAGTTTTAGAAACTAGAAGagaagaaaatgaagatcatacgaaaaaaaatgatgacATACAAGAAATAAGTAAACAAATGAAACAAGATCACGATGATGTAAcatttttgaaaaattataatgacACGTCAACAAATAATGATGGGACTCCCCGAAGTGCGGCATCAGAAGAGTGTGTTCATTTTAAAGAAAAGTCATATCTTCTGGATAAGGACCTTACAAAGTCTTGCATAAGACAGAGGAAATAA
- a CDS encoding mitochondrial ribosomal protein L15 precursor, putative gives MIKNGNLLKRNLLRSGLCSDFFFFFFKSNCYINHNKKGNFISINYFSNEVKRNKENEVQVAKHFREIFHDGSEKNFECHPFNRRFAYSKKSFFPIEARNLRSLGLNRQKKKKRGRGDKCSGKGIRDKHKHRKSGRPNSRTFESGRTPLYRRLPKWPEAWLSRQKKNYDCLNLSKLRYFIEKGRLDTRFPITQRHLNDSKCVKVKNGVKLFNINDYPFPYKIDIEVSHADQSSIDVIKKVGGSVTIIYMERVNLRAHIKPYKFDILPKTARPNLDMIHFLEKMKSKGCIVKYIKPLWLIEEEKRIINELIEIQENEKLSHLMDKTKNLHNNNNLHVNDLTMDDVQEHDHIKDKLLQKYRLQYTKLGHHP, from the coding sequence atgataaaaaatggtaatttgttaaaaagaaatttattGAGAAGCGGTCTATGTTcagatttttttttttttttttttaaaagtaattgttatataaatcataataaaaaaggaaacTTTATTTCAATAAACTATTTTAGTAATGAggtaaaaagaaataaagaAAACGAAGTACAAGTTGCTAAACATTTTAGAGAAATATTTCATGATGGTtctgaaaaaaattttgagTGTCATCCTTTTAATAGACGTTTCGCATATAGTAAGAAAAGTTTTTTCCCTATAGAAGCTCGTAATTTACGTTCTTTAGGTTTAAATCGTcagaagaaaaaaaaaagaggaAGAGGTGATAAATGTTCAGGTAAAGGAATAAGAGATAAACATAAACATAGAAAATCCGGAAGACCTAATAGTCGTACTTTTGAAAGTGGTCGTACTCCTTTATATAGAAGATTACCAAAATGGCCAGAAGCCTGGTTAAGtagacaaaaaaaaaattatgattGTTTAAATTTATCAAAACTAAGATATTTTATTGAAAAAGGTAGATTAGATACACGTTTTCCTATAACACAAAGACATTTAAATGATTCAAAATGTGTTAAAGTAAAAAATGGAGTCAAactatttaatattaatgattaTCCTTTTCCATATAAAATAGATATTGAAGTCTCTCATGCTGACCAATCATCTATAGACGTTATCAAAAAAGTTGGTGGATCAGttactattatttatatggaAAGAGTTAATTTAAGAGCACATATTAAACCATACAAATTCGATATATTACCAAAAACAGCTAGACCTAACCTTGATATGATACACTTCCtagaaaaaatgaaatcGAAAGGTTGTATAgtgaaatatattaaaccATTATGGTTAatagaagaagaaaaaagaattatcAATGAATTAATTGAAATAcaagaaaatgaaaaattatctCATCTTATGGACAAAACCAAAAATTTacacaataataataatcttCATGTTAATGACCTTACTATGGACGATGTACAAGAACACGACCACATCAAGGATAAATTGTTGCAAAAATATAGACTCCAGTATACAAAGTTGGGACATCACCCATGA
- a CDS encoding coatamer beta subunit, putative, with protein MSNFEIDNNCTLYICTDNCEVPTNNEIQKKLESQNVDKKIEGMENLIFNIIQGVSYENLLMCVIRYIVPHKDHRLKKMCHIFFEIVDKCNSDGSLKEEMILVCNALRNDIISPNEYVRGSTLRLLSKIKYLKILDPLIETITKNLNHRHSYVRKNAITCIHTIIKHHGVDIIPNAVKEVEKILFLEGDISTKRSALAMLTDIDPLTTLKYILSLNDQLYDTADVILLEVIHLFKKLYIPHVFDDSYLLINDDDKDDDDDNDDNDDNDDNDDNDGNDEEDDHDDYNMNLNLKEEEKYKYKNKNKYNYNNHIYDENKNNKENNVLDNKRINNIPNITSNERYSQSTNHIYTQNNKIGDTYKYISHKNNNIIHHKNEYKELGEELNLLSEDINFKKQKLKENNYNQYKNHVIKILLNMLSKNVSYSVLYEGACCLLYMSTSALSIKTACECFIKLLINQHDNNIKLIVIDKLYYIMCKWKNILENYAMDLLRALNFPSRDIKVKILNLVLHVLTKRNVHLVLNVLKKELLKLNDQVVYTKHITTTNNNNTNMNMSNNNGSTNNNDSNNNNNNNSNNNNSNNNSNNNNFNNHNNFGKNNLSTNYQEVTSYKKILIKSLQHICNLYSSDCLHIVDLLLIYVNHNEQEINYEAAVCIRKLVKNNNFQNNILEKMIDSIFDIKKATILRIFFWVIGQYMFNEHMMINFLNNLYDNLSPLLNNSLENDMINKIQNERFKKNGNINFNLSNSNIQTKTVILEDGTYATEAFLKNQNICNKNNDKNKENTFVYNILYENDDILLSVICVCLTKLYLKLLSKMNNSFDFILNQNEIICSKEEKEMKDSLIKHENFLNHLTNNNTLDMEEPLISKEPNRIPTNSKNKITEHDINEYRNKCIYILASIIKYIGEKNSKPDTNNIYEYDSNVIRINQCLKIFFYFTANKKELDEQSKKLIKIFIDGDYYYNKFLEKEEEKYCSIYGSNYKYMKRTNMYTNNINGDNNINGDNNINGDNNINDGNNTNDDNNINDGNNKFEKRTYSRNNLFLNDQGEKENVDDDIYFRVLKEKKNILNMLDEETSSVCINENLEKLKLKYTLNNDMLFEENEFQYPSIKYNYSSLFLAKLYNSQILTGTDDDIFIEALPIISNVNLIIEIYVYNQSNVYLQNIYINLSTHGNLKPIDKIPEFNLSPNEKKKFKISVKVHTTEAGIIFGYVFYERKNDNHKNYIVLNELHINMTDYINASFISSHLFRIMWSEFEWENKINIHTSIRDAFELLKLIIKNTNMTIVERFMPLEYYDMEIKNNVNQVNISPIDIYISYISTLEDLKCLVNNSAFFSVNLFSRSIFGEDSLANLSVQKSADGKLSGSIRVRSRTQGIALSLGDKLTLLQTGINADL; from the exons atgAGCAACTTTGAAATTGATAATAACTGCACtctttatatatgtacGGATAATTGTGAGGTACCAACGAATAATGAAATTCAGAAAAAGTTAGAGAGTCAAAATGTGGATAAGAAAATTGAAGGAATGGAGAATTTgatatttaatataatcCAAGGAGTGTCatatgaaaatttattaatgtGTGTTATTAGATATATAGTTCCTCATAAAGATCATAGATTAAAAAAGATGTgtcatatattttttgaaattGTTGATAAATGTAATTCAGATGGTAGtttaaaagaagaaatgaTACTAGTATGTAACGCCTTAAgaaatgatataatatctCCGAATGAATATGTTAGAGGTTCTACTTTAAGGTTATtaagtaaaataaaatatttaaaaattttagaTCCATTAATAGAAActattacaaaaaatttaaaCCATAGACATAGTTATGTTAGAAAAAATGCTATAACATGTATACATACAATTATAAAACATCATGGAGTGGATATTATTCCAAACGCGGTTAAAGAGgttgaaaaaatattgttcTTAGAAGGTGATATATCCACAAAGCGTAGTGCATTGGCCATGTTAACAGATATCGATCCTTTAACAACACTAAAATATATCCTGTCATTAAATGACCAGTTATATGATACAGCAGATGTTATCTTATTAGAAGTTATTCATTTGTTTAAAAAGTTGTATATTCCTCATGTTTTTGATGACTCctatttattaataaatgatGACGATAAAGACGACGACGACGATAACGACGATAACGACGATAACGACGACAACGACGACAACGACGGAAACGACGAGGAGGATGATCACgatgattataatatgaatttaaatttaaagGAGGAGGAGAAGTACAAGTACAAGAACAAGAACAAGTACAActataataatcatatatatgatgagaataagaataataaagaaaataacgttttagataataaaaggataaataatatacctAATATTACATCGAATGAAAGGTATTCACAAAGTAcaaatcatatatatacacagaataataaaataggtgatacatataaatatatttcacataaaaataataatataatacatcataagaatgaatataaagaattaggagaagaattaaatttattaagtgaagatataaattttaaaaagcaaaaattaaaggaaaataattataatcaatataaaaatcatgtaattaaaatattgttAAATATGCTTAGTAAAAATGTAAGTTATAGTGTATTGTATGAAGGTGCATGTTGTTTATTGTATATGAGTACATCCGCTTTAAGTATAAAAACAGCTTGTGaatgttttattaaattattaataaatcaacatgataataatattaaattaattgTTATCGATAAgttgtattatattatgtgtaAATGGAAAAACATATTGGAAAATTATGCAATGGATTTATTGAGAGCTTTAAATTTTCCTTCACGAGACATAAAAGTTAAGATATTAAATTTGGTATTGCATGTGTTGACAAAGAGAAATGTACATCTGGTATTAAACgtattaaaaaaggaattattaaaattgaATGATCAAGTGGTATATACCAAACATATTACTacaacaaataataataatacaaacaTGAATATGAGCAACAATAATGGATCTAcgaataataatgatagtaataataataataataataatagcaataataataatagcaataataatagcaataataacaattttaATAATCACAACAATTTTGGTAAGAACAATTTGTCAACAAACTATCAAGAAGTTACAAgctataaaaaaattcttaTAAAATCACTTCAACATATTTGTAATTTATATTCTAGTGATTGTTTACATATTGTAGACCTTCTTcttatatatgtaaatcATAATGAACaagaaataaattatgaaGCTGCTGTTTGTATACGTAAGCTAGtcaaaaataataacttTCAAAATAACATACTTGAAAAAATGATAGATTCCATATTCGATATTAAAAAAGCTACAATCCtaagaatttttttttgggtTATAGGACAGTATATGTTTAACGAacatatgatgataaattttctgaataatttatatgataatttatctcctctattaaataatagtttagaaaatgatatgataaataaaatacaaaatgaaagatttaaaaaaaatggaaatattaattttaatttatcaaATTCAAATATACAAACCAAAACAGTCATATTAGAAGATGGCACATATGCTACTGAAGCCTTTTTAAAGaatcaaaatatatgtaataaaaataatgataaaaataaggaaaatacatttgtatataatattttatatgaaaatgatgatatacTTTTATCTGTTATTTGTGTATGtttaacaaaattatatttaaaattattatcaaagatgaataattcttttgattttattttaaatcaaaatgaaattatttgttcaaaagaagaaaaagaaatgaaagATTCCTTAATAAAACATGAAAATTTTCTTAATCATCTTAcgaataataatacattagATATGGAAGAGCCTCTTATATCAAAGGAGCCAAATAGGATCCCAACTAATTcaaagaacaaaataacAGAACATGATATTAATGAGTATAgaaataaatgtatttatattttggctagtattattaaatatataggAGAAAAAAATTCGAAACCTGAtactaataatatatatgaatatgatAGTAACgttataagaataaatcAATGCttgaaaatttttttctattttacagctaacaaaaaagaattagATGAACAAAGTAAAAAgttgataaaaatatttatagatggagattattattataacaaatTTTTAGAAAAGGAGGAAGAGAAGTATTGTAGTATATATGGTTCgaattataaatatatgaaaagaaCTAACATGTAcacaaataatattaatggTGATAACAACATAAATGGTGATAACAACATAAATGGTGATAACAACATAAATGATGGTAACAACACAAATGATGATAACAACATAAATGATGGTAACAACAAATTCGAGAAGAGAACATATTCAAggaataatttatttttaaatgatcaaggagaaaaggaaaatgtagatgatgatatatatttcagagtattaaaagaaaagaaaaatatattaaatatgttaGATGAAGAAACATCATCTGTATGTATAAATGAGAACttagaaaaattaaaattaaaatatacattaaataatgatatgctgtttgaagaaaatgaatttCAATATCCATccataaaatataattattcttCCTTATTTCTAGCCAAGTTATATAATTCACAAATTTTAACGGGTACAGATgatgatatttttatagaaGCATTACCAATAATATCAAATgttaatttaataattgaaatttatgtatataatcaatccaatgtatatttacaaaatatctatattaatttatcaACACATGGAAATTTAAAACCTATTGATAAAATACCGgaatttaatttatctcctaatgaaaaaaaaaaatttaaaataagtGTAAAAGTACATACCACAGAAGCCGGAATTATATTCGGATATGTGTTTtatgaaagaaaaaatgacaatcataaaaattatattgttttaaatgaattacatataaatatgacTGATTATATAAACGCCTCTTTTATATCTTCTCATTTGTTTCGTATTATGTGGTCTGAGTTTGAATgggaaaataaaattaatatcCATACATCCATAAG GGATGCCTTTGAATTACTCAAActaattataaaaaataccAATATGACCATTGTAGAGAGATTTATGCCTCTTGAATATTACGACatggaaataaaaaacaacGTAAACCAAGTAAACATAAGCCCCATAGATATATACATTTCTTACATTTCGACCTTGGAAGATTTAAAATGCTTAGTTAATAATTCGGCATTCTTCTCGGTTAATTTGTTTTCAAGAAGTATATTTGGAGAAGATTCGCTAGCTAACTTGTCTGTTCAGAAAAGTGCCGACGGAAAATTGTCTGGTAGCATAAGAGTTCGTAGCAGAACACAA GGTATTGCTCTTAGTTTAGGAGATAAATTAACACTCCTTCAAACGGGAATAAATGCAGACTTGTAA